The nucleotide window CGCCGCCATTCCTATGACCTTTTCAATCACTTACGGGATAGGAATCGCGTCCATAGCCTACGTCGCGCTCAAAATATTCACGTTCAAAATGAAGGAGGTGCATCCCGGGATGTACATAACCGCACTGCTCTTCCTGATGGAATTCCTGGGCCTTTTCTGAAAATTACGCCTCTTTTCTAGGTGAGAGCAGCTTCTTTATCTGTTCGGCGCTCATGTTGTGCGATTTCACGAATTCCATTTTTCCGTTCTGCTCTGCAATATACTCGAGCAACTTGCCCGTCTTCTTGTCAACGACGGTGAGTTCTGTGAAATCCTGGCCCACCCTCAGCGTAACTATCAGAGGCACTTTGTTCAGTTCAACTTCCATGCTGTAAACCAGGTTCTCCTCGCTTTTTTTGCCGCTTGTAACGTGCTGCACAGCCCTTACGAATTTCGCGTTTTCGAACATCGTTCCCTTAAGGTCAAATTCCTTAGCCATAAAATTCCCTCATAAAGTTCCCAGTTCGCGCGCTTTCTTCACAACTGCGGCGGCTATCACTTCATTTTCATTCAATTTGAAATGGCTCAGCGCGCTTGACATAAGCGGGCTGGTCATGCTCAGGACAGCGATGAACATCTGCGCGTCCCTGTTGTATCCTTTTTCAGCGCTTTTGGTGAGGTGCGGCGTGATGTTCAAATCTGATTGCGGCTTTTGGGCTGGTTTCTGCGCTTTAAGGGCGTCTTCAGCTATAGGTACTATTTCAAGCCTTTCTTTTTGCGCTTGCGGACTCATATCCTCACCCACATATTATCTGCACTTGAAACAATATATACGTTTGCTTTTCATTCGAAGCTACTCAATTTACTTCAGCCCAATTAATAATCCTACTGTCATCGTAGCCTTTCATTCGCCCTAAGACAAATGTAACTATAGTTACATTGCCGTAAAAGCCTTTTTAATCACCCCGTGTTACTACTTTTGAGGGCGTGATTGCATGAGCAAATATTTCGGCACAAACGGCGTAAGGGGCGTATTCACAGAACTCACCCCTGAGCTCGCGCTCAGGCTTTCCCAGGCGTTCGGGCTCTGGCGCGGGAAAGGAAAGATTCTCGTGGCCCGCGACATGCGCCTCACCGGCGAGTGCCTGCTTTCCGCAGTGAAAAGCGGCCTTGCAAGCGTTGGCTGCGAGGTGCTCGACTTGGGGCTATGCTCGGCTCCTGGAGCGGAATTCATGCTGAAAAAGGAAAAAGGAAACGGGCTCATAATAGTGACCGCGTCCCACAACCCGCCTGACTGGAACGCGCTCAAGTTCGTGGACAAAAACGGCATAACTGTTTCCCGCGAGCGCGGCTCAGAAATAGAGAAGCTGATGGATAAGCCGGCCCTTGCGAAATGGGATGAAGTCAAGCCGATGCGCTCCATCCCCTACTCAACAGAAGAGCACGCGAAAGCGATTGAAAATTCAGTGGATTTGAGGAAAATAAGAAAAGCGAACCTGAAGCTGGTTTTGGATTTCGGGAACGGCACGAGCGCCCTTTACGCCGACATGTTCAAAAGGCTCGCGAAAATAACTGCGATCAATTCCCACATCGACGGGAAATTCCCCGGGCGTCCCTCGGAGCCTTCTGAGGAAAACGTGCAAAACCTCATGAATTTAGTGAAGCAGGGCGGATACGACGGCGGCTTCGCCTGGGACGGCGACGCCGACCGGTTCATCGCAATCGATGAAAAAGGGAATTTCATCGTCGGGGACAAGATTTTCGCTCTGAGCGTCCTGCTCAAACTTAGGAAAGAAGGCGGAAAATCCATCGCAACCACAGTTGCAACGAGCAGGGCCGCCGAGGACGTCGCTAGAAAATACGGTGCGAAAACCATTTACACGCGGGTGGGCGCCCCGTACCTATCCGAAGCCATGACAGAAAATGACGTCGCGATTGCAGGCGAGGAAGTCGGGGGGGTAATATGGCGCGAAATCTCCCTTGCAAAAGACGGCCCTGCGACCGCAGTAAAACTAAT belongs to Candidatus Micrarchaeia archaeon and includes:
- the glmM gene encoding phosphoglucosamine mutase is translated as MSKYFGTNGVRGVFTELTPELALRLSQAFGLWRGKGKILVARDMRLTGECLLSAVKSGLASVGCEVLDLGLCSAPGAEFMLKKEKGNGLIIVTASHNPPDWNALKFVDKNGITVSRERGSEIEKLMDKPALAKWDEVKPMRSIPYSTEEHAKAIENSVDLRKIRKANLKLVLDFGNGTSALYADMFKRLAKITAINSHIDGKFPGRPSEPSEENVQNLMNLVKQGGYDGGFAWDGDADRFIAIDEKGNFIVGDKIFALSVLLKLRKEGGKSIATTVATSRAAEDVARKYGAKTIYTRVGAPYLSEAMTENDVAIAGEEVGGVIWREISLAKDGPATAVKLMELMAEKPLSSWTAELPQYFNAKTKIQFSKEKKLEAIERLSKSTKGKVNKLDGVRMDFEDSWVIVRASGTEDYIRIFAEAKTREKAEKLVKEYGKIVKEM